TGAGTTCGGGCGCTCATCTTTTCAATTCAATGTCTCCAAGAGCGCGGCATacttgctttttctttgattaTTCAGCCATAAGCGTTTACAGTGTTGGAGCTGGCCAGGCATTTTATTTCTACAGTCGTTCGCTACAGAGTGATGGCGACAGCTTCTTCGGTTCCTCAAGCCGGTTCCTTGCAGTGTCTTGTCTTGTGTCAATTTTGTCGACCTCCATTTGTTGTGCGTCCCGTCAAAGGTGGTCCAAGATGAAGTATATTATTCGAACATTTTGCTTTGTGGTGGCATTTCTGTGTAACAGTGCGCCCTATGTACACCGTTTAATCACTGAACCATCTGATATGCGCGAATCGGATGAAGAGTTACAGGCGCTCTCTTATTTTAAGCGACATTGTCTGTTTTACCTCATCTCAGCCTTGGCGAACATGTCGAGAATGCCTGAACGATTAATCCCAGGAGTTTTTGACATCATAGGCCACAACCATCATTTCCTACATGTGTTCACAGCGTTAGGAGTTGCAGACCAGTTTACAGCTATTCAGATCCAAATggactggaggagaaacaagtTGGAGGAGTTTCCTATAGCTTCCTTCAGTAACAGCCTGGGACTAATGATTACAATTTGCTTGATAAACTGTGGAATTGTTTTATTGTGTAGCAAATTATTACGATCGAATAAAGAAGAAGAACATAAAATAATTTAAGTTGCAAAACTCTCAATTTTCgatgaaatattgttgtgaaaaatgaaaaaacagaaaaaaatgtgaaTGTACATGTAATGATGCTTGATATTGCATTAGGACAAATGAATTCACTAAAACAACTATTTCA
The Acropora muricata isolate sample 2 unplaced genomic scaffold, ASM3666990v1 scaffold_4, whole genome shotgun sequence DNA segment above includes these coding regions:
- the LOC136902879 gene encoding membrane progestin receptor gamma-like, whose protein sequence is MEKKRNERMRKGLTSGFGLYADEVPLQFREQYICYGYRKPYSSAMECLKSCFQPSNETVNVWTHFIPFLLFLVRFASLFRNYDVSDTYVYPLVSFALGICGFLLMSSGAHLFNSMSPRARHTCFFFDYSAISVYSVGAGQAFYFYSRSLQSDGDSFFGSSSRFLAVSCLVSILSTSICCASRQRWSKMKYIIRTFCFVVAFLCNSAPYVHRLITEPSDMRESDEELQALSYFKRHCLFYLISALANMSRMPERLIPGVFDIIGHNHHFLHVFTALGVADQFTAIQIQMDWRRNKLEEFPIASFSNSLGLMITICLINCGIVLLCSKLLRSNKEEEHKII